DNA from Nymphaea colorata isolate Beijing-Zhang1983 chromosome 4, ASM883128v2, whole genome shotgun sequence:
CTTTGAAGCCCATTACAGCCAGAATTGCAGGTCATGAGCGAGCTTAAGGTTTACCTATTTATCTTAGGGTTGTGACCACGACCTTTCAATAGCATTCAGCAGACGATAAAATGGTTGCCAAGATTCTCCTACGAACAGATTTGCCACTAGTTACCAAGCTGTTGTAGCGGGACAGGTACAATAAGAGGATAACAAGTCGGATAACATATACCCATCAGCCTCCTCTTGATAGAAAATAGTTTCGACAAACGCAGCGACGATGACACCAATAGATGCTGATTTGTCGTATTTCCAGATAGATGCACAAACTTTCAAACTGAAGCTCTGCCATTTCATTTATAGAATAATATCGAATTGTCCAATATTCCTTTGGCAAATTATCATTATACTACTCAAAAAGGTCAATTTGGTTCTAACATAAGCAGCAGCTAGCAATCAGGACCAGGCCTATAATCTAGAGAACCTAAACTGCTGTTTAATAAGAGGCCTCACATATTCATAGTAACCATCTGGCACAACTGAATCATTCAGGGGCTCCTTCCACGCCTCTTGATACAGAGCTGGATAGACATTGCCATCATACCGGCCTAAGGTTGAACCCAGATAATGGTCGGTATAGTTAAATGCATCAACTAAGGCCACAGCATTGGGACGTACCTGCAAAAAACACAAATCGAACAAGAGTACAAAAAACCCCTATGCTTAGTCACAGATGAAGCAAGTATTGGAGAAAGTCAAGAGGACAGTGCACAGGCCCAAAGAGTATAGCTCAATGTAGTAGACCTGTCAACTGATTGTATACGCTCTTAGAACAATTCTAAGATTGTAACCCTTAGTTTGAGCATTCCATACCTGAGAATAGAGAGACCTCAGCTGCTCATTGGCAAGAAGACCTTGTTCAGGAGTGATGCAGCTGGTTGAAAGGAAATCACCCAAATgttgatgaagaagatggagaCAATAGATGTTGCAAAGCACCTGGAGCTGCCGTTTAACTCCCTCCCCAGGTATATCTTGCTGCAACTTTTCAATAAACCTGAatttcaagaggaaaagaaagaggtaAGTTGAATATTTCTCACCATCATAACCCCACTGTAACACGTGCAGTATAAACCTAACGCTCAAGCCAAAGACCATTAAGGATCTGAATGctcaagaaaagcaaaagctaAAGTTGACAAAGTTGCTAACAATAGACTATAAGGAAATAAAGACAAGACCACTAGCAATGGAAAAATATATCTTTAACAAACAACAATCTATCGGCCCAAGTTCAAGTAGGATGGGGTAAGTGAACATTAGTTTTTTCCCATGTTGACTAGGACAAGAAAGAGAGCAAGATTAGCAGACCCGAACTTTTACGTACCAATGTAAAATTCCATCAAACCAACATTTTTTCTTGTAAGCACACCATCATCAGTATACCGACAAAGCTGCCAAATGGATACGTTGGTCTCTATTGCAACGCTAATGAAACACCAGGGGGCCTGATCCCAAACTTGACAACATAGCCACCGAAACATATACAGCTTTACTTGGGATCAAACCAATTCTGTCAGAGATGTCGCTCCCGAATCCTAGGGTGGACACATGCCCATTCTGAATAGAGTGCTTTCGACAAAGATAATGCAGTGAGAGTGGACAACGCCCTCACCGAGTAGACTGTGCCTACCAACctacactctctctctctctctctctctctctcattttggCAGTTCAATGCTTTCCCATTCAAGGATTTTGATCTGTCTTTTGGGTTTTGGTCACTTCCAATTGAAATTTAATTTCCCTTAGTTGGACATCTACTTTTTTGGAGCTTATCCATTAATTATTGTATTGGACTACTGCTTGTGTTAATATACACTGATTGCCTTTCTTGTTTATTGCAGAAAAGGATTTTCGtggtgtttaaaaaaaataagtctTCTATGGCAATCTTGTGGCATCTTAGACCTGGATCTAAATTGATAAATTATGCAAGCAACTATTTCTTTTGGAGAACTTTGCAGTTGTCATTTTTCTAGGCAAGTATGataacaaaataattttaactttcacttcatgtttccttttttttaaccATATGATTATGCTGGCCCTATTATAGATTCCAGGCTCTGCAACTGCTCCTTGATTGCTTTTAAGAGATTGTCATAAACAGATCAAATGACCAATATCTGGATCATGATCAATAAATTTCCTTCAATCCAGTGCCAGAGCCAGAAATTTAGTGACAAgggcactaaatatataattttcaatttaagcgggcactaatatgtaaatatgtgAACTGATAGTGAGGTTCTTGAAAAATTAGGGGGCTTATGTCCCCCACTTATATGTGGATCCATATTGCTTCAATCCAACAAAAAAGTACTATCCTCTTCCTGAAACTCATGGAGGATTCCCATCACATGCGGGAACAGTAGCCAAGCGGTCACACACCCAGTAAATGTGTTGAAGATTTTCTACGAAGGCAAGAATCCTGCCTCTTCCACGTgtagaaataaaaacaaagggaacTTGATAGGTTAAATTGTTTTCCTGAGAATCAGACATCGGGATATGGCAACAAAGGTCCAGTCCTAGCCAGAGAGGTAGGTTAAGAATTTCAACCCAAACACAATTTAATTCAATAACCAGAGAATCTCCTGGCATGATCTAGTTGTGGTCTGCCTAATTCAATTTTGtaattcaagaaaaaggaaaaatgaaggatCAATCAATGATGTATGGTAGATGGTATCAGGTTGACCATGCAATCACAAAATGTAGTACTAAGAACACATGAAtacttcaaaacaaaaaactgccTCAACcatctttaaaattttgaggttCTTCCAAACCTATGGTATTTCTGAAGAAATAAACTTCAGAAAAACATTAACTACTTAAAttgccaatgaaaaaaaaaaattcaaagttaaAGATGAGAACATACTTGGAAACGACAATCAATTGACAGTGTGCAATTGCCATCTCCAGTAGGTCAGCAGAGAGCTCAGCAAAGcctgcaaaaaaggaaaatttcaatttttatgtaatatatctatatatatatatatatatatatatacaggtgGACCCTATGTACAGTGGAGATCTCCTCTGAAGAGAGCGGCTATTATCACACATGCTGGAGGAATCCAGccctcctatatatatatatatatttatatatatcttccAATGAACATGAGCACGCATGATACATGTCACTTTTTATTTTCGATGCAATAGTGCCATTGTTTGCAGTCTAACCTAATCCTCAAGTCCAAGCTAACCATTAACGTCAATCCTCTCTTGGATTCTAGTGTTAATCAAGCCTATCACCTTGACTGATCAAAACCAAAGCTTCCTCCTTACTTTGACTCTCACATCTTGTCGAACCTAGCTCAGATGCCCAAACATCTTTTATATTCCAAATCTCTAGCATTCTATGTCATACATATGGATAATTCTTGATTTCACCCAAATACAGAATCTGATAACTTTTCACCAGAAATtagttttctagaaaaaattaTACTAAGTATATCAATGACTCTGTGACTCATAGATCAAGAAGATAAACTGTCAAAAACCTGCTTTGGAAAGCAGTCTGCATACTCAAAGAAACATGGCACGCAAACAAGAACCCTCAAGATGATAATTCCATAAACTACATATTAAGCTTGAACTAGTTAAATAAtatggaagaaaagaaacagaaatcaCCATCTTCTGGGTTTGCTGCACTTCCAATCTGCCGGGCACAAACAACAGCTAATCTTGTTGCCCTTGCTTCAAATACCTCCAAGATGACCTCAGGCTTCAGCCAGTCTTCAGCTGTAGAACAGCATCAGAAGATGTAGTTAAGGAGCCACAAAATGTAGTATTGATAACATGAGCACCATGAAGTCATCTTTTTGTAGATTGACATGCAATACATGGTATCAACAAGCAAGATGTGAGATCCACAACAAGAAAATGATAGCAGCAATATAGTAACGTTTCCagccaagttttcaaaatttctaaaagcgCCTCCAGGAATACGAGCACTTTAGAAAGACAAGCATGATACCTCTTATTCATGGATCATTTCTTTACTACACTATATGCAAAGTTAAGCTCCCACTGCCTACCCAATCTTTGCTTTCatcattttgcttttttcaaaGCAAGGTGTTCCACCATAATAACACCAACTTAAAATCAAGAGTGCCAACTCCATAGAATCAATTAACTAACACCATCAGTGTGTTTCCCCACTAGTAGTTCGTTTTGCTTTCAGGAGGAAGAACCTCATGAGGCCCTACACAGGCACTCACAAAAAGCCAATGCACTCATGTTGCACCTATAGCCACACCAGCATTTGTTTTGCAATCTATCTCCTTCATCTGACTCCAAAAGGGGGAACAGGAAGGAGACATATCACCACCCTGGCACATGCATCTAGATGAGAGACAAATGCATCAATGAGGAGAGAGATAGAAAGGGAGAAGTCTGATGGACCCATGTCCAGAACCATTGATCATTAATATGTCCATGTCTGTGTGATTGAGAAGGGAGAGGAGGTGTATGACTGTAAGCTGTAACCATGTCACTGCACCTGAGTTTGTGAGAATGTGCATATTTGCAGCCTCATCACCTAGTATGAGCCATATCCAACCATTTcctcatggaaaaaaaaaatgaagccagCAAGATACCTTTTTGGACACCACATTTACACTGCATCAAGTGCTCCACATGCCCCATATATGCAGTCACACCAACAGGCTTCTTTCCCGAACCCAGCTGAGATACAGTCTTCACAAGAAACCGTGCAACCTATAACCACAGTCCATCAGCACAAGAGGACAATGAATGTCGACATGTTATAATACTTATGGAAATATGTACAGTTGAATTACACAACATGCAAGAAATCATTGAGGTATTGGTGAATATCACAAtgccaaacccaaaaaaatccTTCAAAAGCTTTTGCATAACTGATTTTATGGCAGAGATTTCAATAGACTCCATTTGACAAGAATTAAGAGGGTcacataaaaagaaacaaggtttccaaaatcaaaactttGAGATAAGTCACCTGAGAATTGTCATGCTGCAACCTGGCTTAGGACATATTGACAAATTGTGACCTTTATGAAATGGGTTTTACACAAACAGATCTGGGAAAAAAGTCATTCTGCACAACTTATGTCTTACAAGCATCCTAAAATGACACGATTGTTTGATAATGTGAATGTGTTCAAATCGTCAATAAGAACCCCTCTGGTACAAGATTGGCAAACCTGAAGAAGCAATACTACATTATCTCCTTCATATGTACATGCAGGAACATAAGAAGCAAACAACTCGGGAAGACCACTGTTACATAAATATCCATGGCCACCACATAGCTTCCGACATTCCTCAATTCCATCCTGCAGAATGAACCACAAAGTCCCATTTACTTAAATGAAAGCAGCACATAAAAGAATATAATAACAGGCCAAGGTATACACTCATTAATCAAACATGAAGAGTGATTCACATCTATGTTGTCAAGGTGCCCAGGCGCTGTCTAGGAGCCAGGCAGCGCCTAGCACCTAGGCGaggcctaggcaaaaaaggcaaccaatttttttttttagttatgttaatatgtcaagttattttgattaactattagTAATATTTGAAAGAtggagagtagtaatataacaagcataatcaacttaaacaatcaaaatttaattgtttacttcattgaatatgcaaaatcagtagaagaagtttaacattactcattaaataTAATCTAatacgaaaagaaaaaaagatctaatctctagaagaaggaatgtaaatccaaaAGATGGCTTTAGTCCATTTGTTcttaaagaaagacaaaatataagaaaaaagacTAACAATACATAATAATATGCATATAAGTACAcaacagtaacaatacatataagtacataaccatagtaatgtatacatataacaggtatgacCATGCTACATATTATATAGCAggctaacagtatatacatataataggtcGATGCAATACTATATGACAGGTATAACAGACTGTACATAACAGTataaacatataacatgtattacaatacatataacaggaataacaaattgtattatAATACAAATTatacaatttaacataataatatatacatataagtttataataggtataacaaattaacaatacatataactatatgatataACTTCgtaacataaccatactaatgtatacatataatggATACGAGGTATctcaatactatataacagactaagtgaccaacagtatatacatataacagtatACAGATAAcagcataatcaacataacaatacataaaaataagtaaataagtaATCAATATGACataaaatacataacaatatataataaattaagaaacattaattgaaagggaatgtggcttttcactttcccatgcACTAGGTGTGTTGGAGTCTAGGCGAGCTTAGGCACCAGCCTAGATTCCAACACATATCCTGTtgcctaagtggtggacttatGCGACGGGTGTGGATTTCCGCTTAGTCAACGCCTAGGcgaggccttaacaacatagatTCACATATGAAGAACACTGAAGAAAATGATTCCATGTTATGAAAAAGACAAGAAACTTAAAGTGCAAATTATCATGTGTTCAATGTAGATTTCTAAAAACAATTTATGTGGTTATACCACCTTATCATACGAATAAGAAGTTCAAGAAAAGCAGCCACAAATTCCTCAATCAATATTAATATAACAACAGTGCCCTGTCAACTATAGAGGTCAGAATTTTACATACAGCAGCCACAGAGGTTGTCACTGACTTCAAACCAGCAGTACATGCATGAGCTTCAGCTAATGTTGAAAAATCATTAGCTTGTAACCTCTGTGTCACGTCCTGATACAGCCATTTCAACCACTCACCAACAAATCTGAACGCATATGCAGATGCCAGCAAAGGGAACAGCCTACTTTGTTGTGTTTTATAGTCAATCACCTGCCATGTGAAAGGTTGCATGAATATACGTAGAACTCCACCAAGAACTGATGGTATCAAAGACAAAAATTAATTGTACAATTTTCAACTAATCCTACAAGAAAAGCAATgcatatttgaaaaaacaaaactattaTAATGGCCAACACAAATTCAAGGTGCAGTAGGATTATATGAATCAGCAACAAATGATTGCCATAGATCTGCAGAAAACAGAACAATAAAGACTGAGTAGGCTTTAGACATTCAGACAACCAAAGGAGCAGCATCCAAGTTCCAACCCAAGGACACTGATTATCATAATCCAACAACTTACCCTGCTACCCTATTTGGCCCAATAAACACCACTTACCATTGAAATTCTCTAAATACATCTCCAAAGGCATCACAATTACATTCTAAGGGCCCTAAACTGACAATCAAGATACAAAATATGCATGTCTCAGGCCATATAAAGAAGTACAAAAAGGAAACGATTATGATCTTCACAGTAAGAACAAATTCATGAATCAAGATGACATGGAAAATTTTAACCTACCATTATAATAAGAAGCAAATGTCTTATATTATCAAACATGCTTTGTACATATGATCCCATGGTTAAACATAAGCtatagaaataagaaaataggaATCAAAAGGAACATTTAGAGAAACATTACTTGGCTTTCAGGACCCCCATTTTTAGAACCAAACTGCCTTCTAACCGCACTATATCGAACAGCAATAGTAACAGCTCGTGACAGTGCATTTGAGGCATCTATTACAATGGTCTGACGCACAAAAACCATTGTCCCATAAATAAGCTGTCTAGGCACATCAGATTGCAcaacttttccttctcttgTGACCTGCAAAACCCTGGAACATTCATGGAAGAAAATCAGTCCCCTTCAAATTTTCAGGggcatagaaagaaaagaaaaggtgagAACACTAGCTTCTGCTGCCATCAAGGCATCACTAAAGCTTATAGATATTTAACTAGGAAAAGAATCTAATTTAAGCCAAGAAGTGAGGTAGTGACATCAGCAAAAAGAACAATTACATGATTCAGTAGACCAATCATCAAATGTCCTCAGAAGCTCTTTAAAGAACATGtagacaaataaaaatgaaaagaattgtCAGACTATACAGTTGACCTGCATCTTTATAGAAGCTCTACCATCGACAATACATTACATAAGAATTAGACGTAGAACCAGCTCGATTCACCAGCATATAAGGTAGTCAGACCTACAAGTACATTCCCTGTACTTCATAAATACTATGGTCTATAGCCAATTAGAATCTAAAATTGATTTCAATGAAAGCTAAAACATAAATGAGATAAACATAAAATAagttgtgtgtatgtgtgtgtgttggagagaaagagggagggaaggagggagaatTTAGGATGAGCTGAGAATCAACTAGTATGCTGAAAAATTGAAAGGTCGTCATGCTTCATAAAATACTGCAGTGTAATGGAATGCAAAACTCATCTCAATGAATGCTAACTCACGAATAGAGTGTGTTAGCCACATGCACGCACTTACGCATGAAAAGCTAGTGCAACCTCATAAGTACCATGAAAAGGAGCACGAAAAGCAAAAGTTTGGACAAACCGCATTAACATCTGATCTCTGGGGATGCGCACATGATCAAACTGTAGAACTCCATTGTCCATTGTGTTGTAGGCTGCATTTCCAAATTTCATGCCAATATCCCCAATAGTGATACCAGGAAGAGGTGAATGATCTTCCAAACTTCGCAATTGAACAATAAATCCtgtgaaatttgaaaaacataaaagtcattgcttttttaggtttttaaagtaaatgtaaaaaataagagaCAAAGTAGAGCAAACCCAGTTACCATGTATGCCATGTTCTTCATTATCAACAATCAAACGTGCATATACAATTGCATGTGTTGATACTTTACCTAGGCCACCAGGCCACCACTGGATTACAGAAAAGTGAGAAGTCAATAATATGGCGCACATTTGTTGACAAGGAAATCATAACAAGAAAAGAACAATATGTgatataacaaaacaaatgaaaaatcaacTGCAAGGTAGAAGTCTATACTTAAGAAGAAGTCAGATAAAAGTTCCTTCTACAACTGAATGACTAATTAAAGCCTCTTTACTCACTTTGCTTGAAGTCAATGTGGGACTGTGGATGATAAATTCATCTGAATTCCTATCATACGTTGCTGTAGTCTCAAGGCCTTGAACATTTGAACCGTGACCAAGTTCTGTCTGTGCATAACAGCCAATAATCTGCATCTTATATGCCAACGGTAACCACTTTTCATGTTGTTCATCAGTACCCTGCCCTCTTATAGCAGGCACAAACATACCctggaaaagagaaacataagATCAGCTAGAACCTAATTATTTACTCTCAGAACAATCTACAGGGCACTATTGAAGGACAAACGCGTAACGTATATAATAAAGTTTGGAGTGTATTTCCTAAAATATAATTCTGCCAGCACACAATACTCCTCCAACCCACCACACACAAAATCCTAAGGTACATCATAAAAGTATTTATAACTTGATCATTGACTATATCTTAGAACTGCAACAAGTGCATATACTTTAGCACACTTGGGCATGCACAGatgcacaaacacacaaaaaaatgtacatTCTGGATCTTTATTCTGTATGCTTCAGTATAAAGctcatgaaacagaaaaatgttCTGAGCCACCTGGCATCAAACGCCGATGCAATAATGCAACCATATCACTTTCTTGTGAATCAGACAATACTATTTTGCCAGTGAAACCAATGAACTTTGTTGGACAAATCAGGTCCAAGATGGTAGCAAATATAGCCATATATAGCCATAAATATCATTTATGGCCATGTCAAGTGATGTAAAAGCTTGTGATAATACAGGTTTCTGCATATCACATGAAAGTTTCAGGTCAAAAAGGAAcgtcaagaaaaaaaaaataacagagaGAAGAAACTATTAACATTGTCAAAAGGAACTATgagacaagaaaagaaataactaaaagaacatttaaaatataagaaCAGAAGCAATGAGTAAATTGGATGTAAAGTAGCTTTgaaaatgtgttgatatttccCAGTTAATATCATTTTGAATAATCATAGCTTTAAGATGCAGTATTTACAAAACATTGTAGATATATGTGACTGTTGTAGGAAAAACACATCTGTATAACATACATAAAGTTTGGCATTGCTGGTGTGTGCAGTCCTAGCAGCAGGTTTCAAGTTCAGTATCACCACCACGAAAATAGCAAGAGTAAAATTGATAGGTTATGCATGTAAGTGCATGTGTTGCATAAATTATCTGCAGGAAATAATAGCTCCGAGCTTTATTCGCTCAATCTGATCATTCTGAGACCTTATATGTACAActgtttcatttttaaaagaaacaagcaCTTCAGTGACTTAGTAAAAAAAGCTTCAACATAGAAGCATGAATGTTGTTCTATTGAAGAGATGCACAACCCATCGGCCTTTGATTTTTAGAGCTccagaaaaaataatttacagaTTATTACCACACAAAAAAAGTATTTCTTCTAAGCGAAACCAGTACATTGTCcttgcaagaaaataaaaataaccatCAAGATACTAGCTAGTGCAGGTATTTTCTGATGAGGAAGTTTGCACGCTAGGAACTCGTTCCTTTATGTGCAAATTTTGCAACACTTAGTTTCCGATTTTTTAGGCCGAAAAAGTTACAAAATTCATTTGCTAAGGAGCTAGAATGTAAAACTGTAGGCAATAAACCCAGCCATTAAACTCTTGATGCATTTCCATGTCATACAATGCTATTATTCACAAAATGTTACGATTTGCGTACATAGCAAGAGTAATTTAAGGTTGATTTTGATGTAAGGTTCTATAAAGACGAATCAGAATGGGCTTACCCAATGCAGGTCAGTATATGCTGGTTGATCAATAAAAAATCTCAACTTTGAAGCTTCTTCTTCTATAAGATAAAACAGCTATTATTAGAGACAGCACAAGCAAAAAAACATAGAACACAAGTAAATTACCTAAATCAGGCTATGGCACTAAGACAGCATATTTGGCTAGCACCAATTGTACTAAGTCCACAGGGATACCAACATAACCACTAATGACCTGGTAGTATGAAGAGCTGACTTAACATGTTGTAATTTATTGGAAGGAAACTCGTACTAATCTAAAAACAGGGTCTGCTATCCCTAGTTAAGATCGGGTTCACTCGGTCTTGTTGCTCTGCTCCTAACAACCAACAACATTCTCTAACTTAGCTCGTTCAGGCAAACAGTCAAACTCATTGTAGGGCCTCCCAGTGACATCCTTTCCTAGCTAAGGGATTGTTTGCATTCCTGGTACAACTACTCAAAAGCTCCAACATTAGCACCCCAACTACAGCAGTGCTGCCCTTCCTCAGGTTTGTAGAGTCAGATATAGCTCCAGAGGGCAGGGTGTGACTCTTAAGTGAGTGGACCATCTGTTTACTGTGATACATCATAAATTCACTACACAAAAGGATCAGTCATAAACTGAGTATGGCATATACCAGTCAAACGGAGCTCATTAATCCGCTTCCATGCATGACCTGCTTTTCTTAAGGTGTTCTTGAATAACTCCTTTCTGCCCATAGTAACCCTGTTATCCTTGCGGAATTCCTGGGTGAAGGAAAACAGTGCAGCGTTAAGGAGAGGCCGAAACAACTGAAAGAGTTGATCATTGAGAACAATGACTTTTTTCAACGAAATAGCTAgatggaaaagaacaaaaaaagacaGTCAGCATTTGCATTAAAACAAAAACGTAAGATCATGTAGTTGACCCTTATTAATGTCTTATTCCTATACaaaataatgaaatgaaatggaaaaatacCGTGAGTTTGACCGTCTGTTCTAATAGTTCATATTATTAAACTAGAGAACTGACTTCCACTCGTTTATCAAATTATTATTACATCGCTGTATCTTCTAACTACATTATGGTAACCTGATTTTCTAATagaattttatatgaatgtACCAAACCAAAGCTGAATGTCTTCAAAACAGATGCAGCTCTATGCTTTCATTTGTCATGTCGACACTGTTAAAGAGACAGTCGTTCCTTGAGACAGAAGTTGGAAGATTCAACAAAATCGACTAAGTTGGGTTATATTTCAATGGTATACGACAATCTGGAGATGCGGATACGCATcgaataaaaatattttatacgataatcgtaaaaaaaaaaagggaatcgTAAGAAAACCAGAAAGGACATAGAATTTATCCCCATGTTATATGATCAGATTCGAGGAAAGGGGATACAAGTCACGATATCGCCTAAAACTTCGACGCTAATTGATCACAGAACTGACGCAGGACAAACGAATTAGTGTGATTTGCTAGCATAGCTCTCTCGGCTAAAACGCCCCGTTCACCGGAAGGGATTTAGAGAGAAGGCATTTGAACCAAGAGTTCTCATGTTCGAATCCCACCGTCAGATACATCTTCCACGAATTGCacgaagaaaaagagaaaaaggaaatgattaCTACTTATAGTAATGCGGGAAACACCATCCACGAATGCTAAGAGGCAAGAAACGGATCAAACGATTTGCGGAGAAAAGTTCTTGAAATAACGAAACCCCAAGCAAATTCACAATAAGCTCAACGCTACAGAATTAAGGAAAATAAGTtcaattgagagagagagagagagagagagagagcagaagaCATTACTGGGTCAGATGCGACGAGGCGGGCCATTCGATCGGAGACACTGAGGGCGTGTTTGGATCCCGCCCAGACCACCTTCATGGCCTCCACATCGAATTGGGCAGTGCTCCTTTCGTGCGCAAGATGATCCACCTCCTCCATCTTCCTCCCCAGATCGGCCAGACTCCACCCGAACGCTCAGGATCAAGAAAACGCTCTCgactctctcactctctctccccttcttgTTCTAACTTCCTGCCTTGTGCTGCTCGTATTTAACAATTCTATATGGACTTTTGCACGTGATCTCTGTCTCGTCGcgcgcacacgcacacacacacactctcccTGTCTCCCGACGTGCGAGTTTGCCACAAGAATTGAATGATTCATGTGCTCATACTGGAGCACCGACCGACCACGACCAGCTAGATAAAAAAAGTACAAGTACTACAGTcaaatttgtagaaaaaaatttggggaAGGATCACGATGACATAGGTCATGGAATTTTTCCAACGAAACGTCTCATTTATCAGATGACACCACTTTAAACGCAAGAACGAGTGGCACCAAGCTCAGCTCGCTACTTTTTCCTAGGAAACTCTCTTCCTCCCCTCTTTCTCGCGACCATATAAAGGTAATATAATCTCGGAAAAGCTGCTTTCCTACCACCTCCTTTCAGGTGACAAATGGCGTGACGTTTGTTCCTAGGAATTGGATCTCCGAGCATTCCGGCCTCCCGTGTGGCGTGGATTTGTTAGGACAATGTCTATATTGGCGGTTCCCCGAGGTGGCTTGGTCCAAATTATCGAGGACCAAGGGACTGTTGACGaaactgttttcttctttttcaagaGT
Protein-coding regions in this window:
- the LOC116252729 gene encoding peroxisomal acyl-coenzyme A oxidase 1-like, which codes for MEEVDHLAHERSTAQFDVEAMKVVWAGSKHALSVSDRMARLVASDPEFRKDNRVTMGRKELFKNTLRKAGHAWKRINELRLTEEEASKLRFFIDQPAYTDLHWGMFVPAIRGQGTDEQHEKWLPLAYKMQIIGCYAQTELGHGSNVQGLETTATYDRNSDEFIIHSPTLTSSKWWPGGLGKVSTHAIVYARLIVDNEEHGIHGFIVQLRSLEDHSPLPGITIGDIGMKFGNAAYNTMDNGVLQFDHVRIPRDQMLMRVLQVTREGKVVQSDVPRQLIYGTMVFVRQTIVIDASNALSRAVTIAVRYSAVRRQFGSKNGGPESQVIDYKTQQSRLFPLLASAYAFRFVGEWLKWLYQDVTQRLQANDFSTLAEAHACTAGLKSVTTSVAADGIEECRKLCGGHGYLCNSGLPELFASYVPACTYEGDNVVLLLQVARFLVKTVSQLGSGKKPVGVTAYMGHVEHLMQCKCGVQKAEDWLKPEVILEVFEARATRLAVVCARQIGSAANPEDGFAELSADLLEMAIAHCQLIVVSKFIEKLQQDIPGEGVKRQLQVLCNIYCLHLLHQHLGDFLSTSCITPEQGLLANEQLRSLYSQVRPNAVALVDAFNYTDHYLGSTLGRYDGNVYPALYQEAWKEPLNDSVVPDGYYEYVRPLIKQQFRFSRL